The proteins below are encoded in one region of Triticum aestivum cultivar Chinese Spring chromosome 1B, IWGSC CS RefSeq v2.1, whole genome shotgun sequence:
- the LOC123136393 gene encoding mucin-7: MPPRRRGRGRRRAQSPEPTSRPPSPPPFMPELTSCPPSPPPPMPQRTSSHGNLPATSAAASTGDLMPASSYGNPQATSAAASTGDVMPASSYGNLQATSAAASAGDLMPASQDRPHASPSPSTGDALRPRLHMSRWREERERETALLETSSSSMPQATRHEERERETTLEETSSSSTQTTRFKVPDLLSLKLDINLLADSCISTLVPTGLMIKYFVRVDNDGIFHTYPDRGGPFESIKEVQEAIDSHHAVQRKNICMDGLTDEERAIRYALYWYHNGTRKHS, from the exons atgccgccccgacgccgcggccgcggccgccgccgagCACAGAGCCCAGAGCCCACCTCccgtcctccctcgccgccgcctttCATGCCAGAGCTCACCTCCtgtcctccctcgccgccgcctcccatgCCACAGCGCACCTCCTCCCATGGAAATCTCCCAGCAActtccgccgccgcctcgacgGGCGACCTGATGCCTGCCTCCTCCTATGGAAATCCCCAAGCAACTTCTGCCGCCGCCTCGACGGGCGACGTGATGCCTGCCTCCTCCTATGGAAATCTCCAAGCAacttccgccgccgcctcggcgggCGACCTGATGCCTGCCTCCCAAGATAGGCCTcacgcctccccctccccctccaccggcgACGCTCTCCGTCCACGGCTGCACATGTCAAGATG GCGCGAGGAGAGGGAAAGAGAGACAGCACTGTTGGAGACTTCCTCTTCCTCTATGCCACAAGCTACAAG GCATGAGGAGAGGGAAAGAGAGACAACACTGGAGGAGACTTCCTCTTCCTCTACACAAACTACAAG GTTTAAGGTGCCAGATCTCTTGTCATTGAAGCTTGACATAAATCTCTTGGCTGATTCATGTATTTCGACATTGGTGCCCACTGGTCTTATGATAAAATATTTTGTGAGAGTTGACAATGATGGAATTTTCCATACGTATCCTGACCGTGGTGGACCATTTGAGAGCATAAAGGAAGTTCAGGAAGCCATTGACTCCCACCATGCTGTTCAGCGAAAAAACAT ATGCATGGATGGACTTACCGACGAGGAGAGGGCTATCCGATATGCTCTTTACTGGTATCATAATGGCACACGAAAGCACTCCTAA